From Shewanella yunxiaonensis, the proteins below share one genomic window:
- the rmf gene encoding ribosome modulation factor — protein MKRQKRDRLDRAFSKGFQAGVGGRSKELCPYSNLDSRSQWLGGWREGIDGRLNGLFNK, from the coding sequence ATGAAGAGACAAAAACGGGATCGTTTAGATCGTGCCTTTTCCAAAGGATTCCAAGCTGGTGTTGGGGGCCGCTCCAAGGAACTTTGTCCGTATTCAAATCTTGATTCCCGTTCGCAGTGGCTTGGAGGCTGGCGCGAGGGAATCGATGGCCGATTGAACGGTCTATTCAACAAATGA
- the fabA gene encoding bifunctional 3-hydroxydecanoyl-ACP dehydratase/trans-2-decenoyl-ACP isomerase, with protein sequence MTKSNSFSKEELVSCGYGEIFGKDAPRLPINNMLMVDRVVTINEDGGRYGKGEIIAELDINPDLWFFGCHFVDDPVMPGCLGLDAMWQLVGFFLAWQGAKGKGRALGVGEVKFTGQILPNAKKVTYHLHLKRTINRKLVMGIADATLSVDGREIYAATELKVGVFTDTSSF encoded by the coding sequence ATGACAAAATCGAACAGTTTCAGTAAAGAAGAACTCGTATCCTGTGGTTACGGTGAAATCTTTGGCAAAGATGCCCCTCGCCTCCCTATAAACAATATGTTGATGGTTGATCGCGTTGTGACAATCAATGAGGATGGCGGCCGTTATGGCAAAGGCGAGATTATCGCTGAATTGGATATCAATCCTGACCTGTGGTTCTTTGGCTGTCACTTTGTTGATGACCCGGTAATGCCTGGTTGCCTTGGTTTGGATGCTATGTGGCAGTTGGTTGGTTTTTTCCTCGCGTGGCAAGGGGCTAAAGGTAAAGGTCGCGCGCTAGGTGTAGGCGAAGTTAAATTTACCGGCCAGATCCTGCCAAATGCGAAAAAAGTGACCTACCATCTGCACCTGAAACGCACGATCAACCGTAAACTGGTCATGGGGATTGCTGACGCAACGCTGTCAGTAGATGGCCGCGAAATTTATGCGGCAACAGAACTGAAAGTCGGTGTTTTCACTGACACTTCAAGCTTCTGA
- a CDS encoding Lon-insertion domain-containing protein: protein MNPSLISANHLAPVFANPMLPETSGSSDLLFQQQRLIDAFSLLLGKHHHAMYLADFPGIHRRGLFTALTAMSTLPSNYLHGRILRSQLFGHGKQAGELAKHHLLFICIESLLKRDSLWEMLLDALEQGGYSRQGSWCELKAKIVLIGPAAYYGDLLSSERYFSDNVTLYGEMAFEWDRQQGDQQNYLQWLIQVAALVSLSLTQDSLFPLLTYASKQTEHQQRLTLASNDICQLLLEAAHYANSTEIDGVSINRALQQRKQRHNSQEMVSIQNVDDKFIYLPTDGEMIGQINGLTVIDSGDYCYGEPARITASVHYGDGEVADIERKSELGGNIHAKGMMILSGCLYRVFGRDEPLHLNANIVFEQSYQEIDGDSASLAEYCSLISAIAEQPIAQGLAVTGALDQFGNVQAIGGVNEKIEGFFNLCNRHGLTGKQGVIMPRSNVQQLNLPQEIIDAVAAGKFHLYEISHVDQAVTLLMGKVAGKPDKDGDFPPDSLYGMVQLRLDGLAGNTDDQPGIIMRLLGKLVFMRN from the coding sequence ATGAATCCAAGTTTAATTAGTGCCAATCATTTAGCACCAGTATTTGCTAATCCAATGCTGCCTGAAACCAGTGGTTCCAGTGACTTACTCTTTCAGCAACAACGATTGATTGATGCGTTTTCTCTGTTGTTAGGGAAACATCATCACGCTATGTATTTAGCCGATTTTCCCGGCATACATCGTCGTGGTTTGTTCACGGCACTCACAGCAATGTCAACGCTGCCCAGCAACTATTTACATGGTCGCATTCTGCGCTCCCAGTTGTTTGGTCATGGCAAACAAGCAGGTGAATTGGCGAAACATCACTTGTTGTTCATCTGTATAGAGTCGTTATTGAAACGAGATAGTCTCTGGGAAATGCTGCTGGATGCATTAGAACAAGGGGGCTATTCCCGTCAAGGTAGTTGGTGCGAATTAAAAGCGAAAATCGTTTTAATCGGGCCGGCCGCTTATTATGGGGATTTACTCAGCAGCGAACGTTATTTTTCAGACAATGTTACGTTATATGGCGAGATGGCCTTCGAATGGGATCGTCAACAAGGTGATCAACAAAACTATTTGCAATGGTTAATACAAGTTGCGGCATTGGTGTCACTGTCATTAACGCAAGATAGTTTGTTTCCGCTACTGACATATGCCAGTAAACAAACAGAACATCAGCAACGACTCACACTGGCCTCTAACGATATCTGTCAATTGCTACTTGAAGCGGCACACTATGCAAATTCAACCGAAATAGACGGTGTGAGCATCAATAGAGCCTTGCAACAGCGGAAGCAACGCCACAACAGCCAAGAGATGGTGTCGATACAAAATGTGGACGATAAATTCATCTACCTGCCAACTGATGGCGAGATGATTGGCCAGATTAATGGTTTGACGGTTATTGACTCTGGTGATTATTGCTATGGGGAACCAGCCAGGATCACAGCTTCCGTGCACTACGGCGATGGTGAAGTGGCGGATATTGAACGCAAATCAGAACTGGGCGGCAATATCCACGCTAAAGGGATGATGATCCTTTCAGGATGCCTCTATCGTGTCTTCGGTCGTGATGAGCCATTACATCTAAATGCAAATATTGTCTTTGAACAGTCATATCAGGAAATTGATGGCGACAGCGCGTCATTGGCTGAATATTGCAGTCTAATATCCGCGATTGCTGAGCAGCCGATTGCACAAGGATTAGCCGTCACAGGGGCCCTCGACCAATTTGGCAATGTTCAGGCTATTGGTGGTGTAAACGAAAAAATTGAAGGCTTCTTTAACCTCTGTAATCGCCACGGACTGACCGGTAAGCAAGGTGTTATTATGCCCCGCTCTAACGTGCAGCAATTGAATCTCCCTCAGGAAATCATTGATGCTGTGGCTGCCGGCAAGTTTCATCTCTATGAAATTAGTCATGTTGACCAGGCGGTGACCTTGTTGATGGGAAAAGTTGCTGGGAAACCGGATAAAGATGGCGATTTCCCCCCTGATTCACTTTATGGAATGGTGCAATTAAGGCTTGATGGATTAGCCGGGAATACCGATGATCAACCAGGCATTATCATGCGTTTACTGGGTAAGTTGGTATTTATGCGGAATTAA
- the uvrY gene encoding UvrY/SirA/GacA family response regulator transcription factor: MISVYLVDDHELVRTGIRKILEDEKGIRVIGEANDGESAVQWCRQNEADVILMDMNMPGIGGLEATKKILRYQPEAKIIVLTIHSEDPFPTKVMQAGASGYLTKSARPPEMLQAIRQVAIGQRYLSPEIAQQMALSQFNQTDDNPFKSLSERELQIMLMITNGEKVNDISEQLSLSPKTVNSYRYRLFAKLGISGDVELTKLAIRYKMLDAGQF; the protein is encoded by the coding sequence TTGATTTCAGTGTATTTGGTGGATGACCACGAGTTGGTCAGAACCGGGATCCGCAAAATTTTGGAGGATGAAAAAGGGATCCGGGTGATCGGCGAAGCCAATGATGGTGAGAGCGCCGTTCAATGGTGTCGGCAGAACGAAGCTGATGTCATTCTGATGGATATGAATATGCCTGGTATTGGGGGCCTGGAAGCAACCAAAAAAATCCTGAGGTATCAACCTGAGGCCAAAATTATCGTGCTCACCATTCATAGTGAGGATCCGTTCCCGACAAAAGTCATGCAAGCCGGAGCCTCTGGTTATTTGACGAAGAGTGCGCGTCCTCCTGAGATGCTGCAGGCCATTCGTCAGGTGGCAATTGGCCAGCGTTATCTTTCGCCGGAAATCGCGCAGCAAATGGCGCTCAGTCAATTTAATCAGACAGACGATAATCCCTTTAAGTCATTATCAGAACGTGAGCTGCAGATCATGCTGATGATCACGAATGGCGAGAAGGTGAACGACATTTCCGAACAGTTGAGTCTTAGCCCTAAAACGGTAAATTCTTACCGCTATCGCTTATTTGCCAAATTGGGGATTAGCGGTGATGTCGAGCTGACCAAACTGGCAATACGTTATAAAATGCTTGATGCAGGTCAGTTTTAA
- the uvrC gene encoding excinuclease ABC subunit UvrC, protein MPQSFNATMFLKNLTSSPGVYRMYDVSGTVIYVGKAKDLKKRVSSYFRKNLPNIKTQALVSHIANIDVTLTHSETEALILENDYIKRYQPRYNVLLRDDKSYPFIFLSQHQHPRLAYHRGPQREKGQYFGPYPNGGAVRESLHLMQKLFPIRQCDDLYYKARSRPCLQYQLKRCSAPCVGKVSDDEYQEQVKLATLFLKGKDQQVIASLVAKMEQAATEQRYEAAAQFRDQIMALRRVAEQQQVSSSHGNLDVIGVHYGSGIACFHLLFIREGKIFGSRSYYPTVPAETELAEVLRAFMLQFYLNTEVHRALPQEILISEPYEELEELTSVLFEALGKKVVVKTSVRGDRAGYLRLAQTNATNAVNTKLSHRNTVEQRFLLLEETLELSKSIARMECFDISHTMGESTVASCVVFNREGPQKSEYRHYNIKGITPGDDYAAMKQALERRFDKITDDSRIPDIVFIDGGLGQLRMAQEVVNQKFNGHDNPPLLIGVAKGESRKPGLETLIFGDSEESFSLPDDSEALHLIQHIRDESHRFAITGHRNRRQKTRNTSSLESIPGVGPKRRKALLQYLGGLQEVKGASVSELAKVPGISPEMAQTIHDALRG, encoded by the coding sequence ATGCCGCAGTCGTTTAATGCCACAATGTTTCTCAAGAACCTGACATCTTCTCCCGGTGTGTACCGTATGTATGATGTCAGTGGTACAGTGATATACGTCGGCAAGGCGAAAGATCTAAAAAAACGGGTATCCTCCTACTTCCGCAAAAATTTACCCAATATAAAAACGCAGGCACTGGTGTCGCATATCGCTAATATTGATGTGACACTTACCCATAGCGAAACAGAAGCACTGATCCTCGAAAACGATTATATCAAGCGTTATCAACCTCGATATAACGTGTTATTACGGGATGATAAGTCCTATCCGTTTATTTTTCTCAGCCAACATCAACACCCACGTTTAGCCTACCACCGTGGTCCTCAACGAGAAAAGGGCCAGTACTTCGGGCCATATCCCAATGGTGGTGCCGTTAGGGAGAGTCTGCATCTAATGCAGAAGCTGTTTCCAATCCGCCAATGTGATGACTTGTATTACAAAGCGCGTTCTCGTCCTTGCCTGCAATATCAGTTAAAGCGCTGTAGTGCGCCTTGTGTCGGAAAGGTCTCCGATGACGAATATCAAGAACAGGTGAAATTAGCCACTTTGTTTTTGAAAGGCAAAGATCAACAGGTGATTGCCAGTTTGGTGGCAAAAATGGAACAAGCCGCAACCGAGCAGCGGTACGAAGCTGCGGCGCAATTTCGCGATCAGATCATGGCGCTGCGCCGGGTGGCCGAACAACAGCAAGTTTCATCCTCTCATGGCAATCTGGATGTCATTGGTGTGCATTACGGTTCTGGGATTGCTTGTTTTCATTTGCTGTTTATTCGTGAGGGTAAAATCTTTGGGAGCCGTAGTTACTATCCAACGGTACCTGCAGAAACTGAATTGGCAGAAGTCTTGCGCGCATTCATGCTGCAATTTTATCTCAATACCGAAGTACACCGGGCATTGCCACAAGAGATCCTTATCAGTGAACCTTATGAAGAACTGGAAGAATTAACGAGCGTATTGTTTGAGGCGCTGGGGAAAAAAGTGGTTGTTAAAACCAGTGTTCGCGGTGATAGGGCAGGATACCTGCGACTGGCCCAAACCAATGCTACTAATGCAGTGAATACCAAGTTGTCCCATCGTAATACCGTGGAACAACGTTTTCTGTTGTTGGAAGAAACGTTGGAATTGTCAAAGTCTATCGCCCGAATGGAGTGTTTCGACATCAGTCATACCATGGGGGAAAGTACTGTTGCTTCCTGTGTGGTGTTTAATCGTGAAGGTCCGCAAAAATCTGAGTATCGGCATTACAATATCAAAGGTATTACGCCCGGTGACGATTATGCCGCTATGAAGCAGGCCTTAGAAAGACGTTTTGATAAAATCACTGATGATTCCAGAATCCCGGATATTGTGTTTATCGATGGTGGATTGGGGCAGCTTCGCATGGCTCAAGAAGTGGTGAATCAAAAATTTAATGGCCACGATAACCCACCACTGCTGATCGGTGTTGCCAAAGGCGAGAGCCGTAAGCCAGGTCTGGAGACTTTAATCTTTGGCGATTCAGAAGAAAGCTTTAGCCTGCCTGATGACTCTGAAGCGCTACATCTTATCCAGCATATTCGCGATGAGTCACATCGATTTGCCATCACCGGACATCGAAATCGCCGCCAAAAAACACGGAATACCTCATCGTTAGAATCTATACCCGGTGTCGGGCCAAAGCGTCGCAAAGCCTTGCTGCAGTACCTCGGTGGCTTGCAAGAAGTCAAGGGGGCGAGCGTCAGTGAACTGGCTAAAGTGCCAGGGATTAGCCCAGAAATGGCGCAAACAATTCATGACGCATTGCGGGGTTAA
- the pgsA gene encoding CDP-diacylglycerol--glycerol-3-phosphate 3-phosphatidyltransferase, with protein sequence MPFNLPIALTWFRLFLLPVFVLVFYLPYHWMHFLAAFIFWLAAITDALDGYAARKLQQSTRFGAFLDPVADKLMVTTALVLLVEEYNTAWLTLPALFMIGREIVISALREWMAEIGKRGIVAVSWIGKYKTAAQMVAIIGLIWQTGPIMVTTAYVLLYIAAILTFWSMMNYIQAAWKDLTAA encoded by the coding sequence ATGCCTTTCAATCTCCCTATCGCCTTGACCTGGTTCAGGTTGTTCCTGTTACCAGTGTTTGTATTGGTGTTTTATTTGCCGTACCACTGGATGCATTTTTTGGCGGCATTTATCTTCTGGTTAGCAGCGATTACCGATGCACTTGATGGCTATGCCGCCAGAAAGTTACAGCAGTCAACGCGCTTTGGCGCATTCCTCGATCCGGTTGCCGATAAGCTGATGGTGACAACGGCGTTGGTGTTGTTAGTCGAAGAATACAATACCGCGTGGCTGACACTGCCGGCGTTATTCATGATAGGCCGAGAAATAGTGATTTCAGCTTTGCGTGAATGGATGGCTGAAATAGGTAAGCGCGGCATTGTTGCAGTTTCTTGGATTGGTAAATATAAGACTGCAGCGCAGATGGTGGCGATTATTGGATTGATTTGGCAGACTGGGCCGATTATGGTGACAACCGCTTATGTTCTGCTATATATCGCAGCCATACTCACTTTCTGGTCAATGATGAATTATATTCAGGCGGCTTGGAAGGATTTAACTGCCGCTTGA
- a CDS encoding L,D-transpeptidase family protein, which produces MKEYWYWPLLLLCLITQNVRAGSSNEMALQTLTGQLQMLSLLPDQAALRLSLQQLQQTSSSVVPSGQLSNAEQEIAAFWQQQGVSLPFASLPESATPLQRAIALEPQRQEYQLTLNRIQYLLWLKNQPWPEIAPKGWLRPGDNHAVIPQIAQRLLWLGDLQEPQTNVYDYSEELAIAVKHFQARHGLKVDAVIGPQTLRWLNVTPQQRATVLAQQFVSETIYRQQLPDSYILVNVPAYELSLVDAGKSVMQSKVIVGLPYRQTPLLQSRISSIVLNPGWHVPRSLLRKDVLPHIRKDGNYLRDRDFLAYDAEGKVVSQTAAEWQQLARGPFPYRLVQQPGRHSALGRYKFHFDNSFDVYLHDTPEKQLFSKAERAFSSGCVRVEKADELAQWLAQHRVKDQRTWRNMQQDYHTTQWFSLKQPLAVYLVYWTAWVDAQGRAQFRDDIYHKFSSVEELR; this is translated from the coding sequence ATGAAGGAATATTGGTACTGGCCTTTATTGTTGTTATGCCTGATCACACAAAATGTTCGGGCCGGCAGTAGTAATGAAATGGCATTGCAAACCTTAACTGGTCAGTTGCAGATGCTTTCACTATTGCCAGATCAAGCTGCATTGCGACTTAGCTTGCAGCAGTTACAGCAGACATCGTCATCTGTGGTGCCCTCCGGACAATTATCTAACGCGGAGCAAGAGATTGCCGCTTTTTGGCAACAGCAGGGCGTCAGCTTACCGTTTGCGTCGTTGCCGGAAAGTGCAACTCCGCTGCAGCGTGCAATCGCATTGGAGCCTCAACGTCAAGAGTATCAACTGACGCTAAATCGCATTCAATATCTGTTGTGGTTAAAAAATCAACCTTGGCCAGAGATCGCACCTAAAGGATGGTTGCGTCCCGGTGATAACCACGCGGTTATTCCTCAGATAGCACAGCGCTTACTATGGCTTGGTGATCTACAAGAACCTCAAACCAATGTGTATGACTATTCGGAGGAACTGGCCATCGCAGTTAAACATTTTCAGGCACGACATGGTTTAAAGGTCGACGCGGTAATCGGGCCACAAACTCTGCGGTGGCTGAATGTTACGCCGCAACAACGAGCGACAGTCCTGGCACAACAATTTGTCTCAGAGACCATTTATCGTCAGCAATTACCCGATAGCTATATTCTGGTCAATGTTCCTGCCTATGAGTTGTCGCTGGTGGATGCGGGAAAATCCGTCATGCAATCAAAGGTAATCGTCGGCCTACCTTACCGACAGACACCGCTGTTGCAAAGCCGCATTTCCAGCATAGTGCTGAATCCGGGTTGGCACGTGCCTCGTAGCCTGTTGCGTAAAGATGTATTACCACATATTCGTAAAGATGGTAATTATCTGCGTGACAGAGATTTCCTGGCCTATGATGCTGAGGGCAAGGTGGTGAGTCAAACTGCTGCCGAGTGGCAACAATTAGCGCGAGGGCCTTTCCCTTATCGATTAGTTCAGCAACCGGGCCGTCATAGTGCGCTGGGCCGCTACAAGTTCCATTTTGATAACAGTTTTGATGTTTATCTGCATGATACCCCTGAAAAGCAGCTGTTTTCCAAAGCGGAAAGGGCTTTTTCATCGGGTTGTGTCCGGGTAGAGAAAGCCGACGAATTGGCACAGTGGCTAGCGCAGCACCGTGTGAAGGACCAACGTACCTGGCGCAATATGCAACAGGATTATCACACTACGCAGTGGTTCTCGCTCAAACAACCATTGGCGGTATATCTTGTCTACTGGACTGCTTGGGTTGACGCACAGGGAAGGGCGCAGTTTCGTGACGATATCTACCACAAATTTTCCTCAGTTGAAGAATTGAGATAA
- a CDS encoding DUF882 domain-containing protein, with translation MSVVCPARRQLLKGLGGVALMSLLPAKAMASRSTKGSRSLSLYNIHTGERQDGVYWVDGQYIGDTLSSFNYLLRDFRQDLEVPMDKRLFDYLHQLQSKLGTFEEVHVISGYRSPKTNAMLRSHSSGVAKKSYHMSGMAMDIAMPSVKLAHIRDAALSLKLGGVGYYPKSGFVHIDCGPVRHW, from the coding sequence TTGTCAGTAGTATGTCCTGCCCGCAGGCAGTTGTTGAAAGGCCTCGGAGGCGTGGCGTTGATGTCCCTTCTTCCCGCAAAAGCCATGGCTAGCCGTTCTACTAAAGGCAGCCGTTCTCTCAGTTTATATAATATTCATACCGGTGAGCGTCAGGATGGTGTTTATTGGGTAGATGGTCAGTATATAGGCGATACTTTATCCTCCTTTAATTATCTTCTAAGGGATTTTCGACAAGATCTTGAAGTCCCGATGGATAAGCGCTTGTTTGATTATTTGCATCAGTTACAGTCGAAACTGGGTACTTTTGAAGAGGTTCACGTAATATCCGGATACCGTTCACCTAAAACCAATGCGATGCTGCGGTCTCACAGTAGTGGCGTGGCTAAAAAGAGCTATCATATGTCGGGCATGGCAATGGATATCGCCATGCCAAGTGTGAAGCTCGCGCACATACGAGACGCTGCATTAAGCCTTAAGTTAGGTGGCGTAGGTTACTATCCAAAATCGGGATTT